One part of the Ornithodoros turicata isolate Travis chromosome 2, ASM3712646v1, whole genome shotgun sequence genome encodes these proteins:
- the LOC135383571 gene encoding uncharacterized protein LOC135383571, giving the protein MRDNRCFVCERCTRSFNEEKSMAKHRRLCADVNEILLEFCEPGKNFVEFNKIQYKQQYNYVVALDTESVLAPSGVGMQRHVTSSFCAVLVRTHDSKVMRVRTHHGEDSARQCVKALMEMRDEMVALNACPATMVLNDEQRAEHRAATHCAYCKREFTRDLPRIRHHDHSKRCTTGDTNYIATLCSPCNVACTTREKLPIMVHNLAYDLAGLLREFHLLGWKRAPFIVASSMEKIRSFEIGTFLFRDTMQYLNSSLGELVETVKSMGGAEAFQCLKQVFGNDYEILLRKGVFPYSHVNSFAVYDELALPAKSAFRNDLTGEDISEEDYQYALQVFERFGCSNLRDYNALYLKTDALLHADVMQHFRRLCYDARGLELLHCVSLASYSWQCALNYTQAKLELIIDEDMYRTIESGVRGGLCQASRRHLRANNPLCSGYDPDKEEVYISYIDCNNLYGFSMVKHLPVGDFEWVEDFSSVDFMHHPTDSEVGYVYVCDLEYPKSIHALTRYFPLAPEKAVVPEEWLSPFQRGLLEELMYQPANSKKLLLTCKDKVEYVVHYALLALYCRLGMRVTKIHRILKFRQAPFLRPYIEDNVARRVASGTTFEKNFYKISNNAVFGRTLLNKFNMRDIRVAFDEETASRLGSRPECVRMEILSPDCVMYEMRKRKVRCDFPLQIGFTILELSKLTMYAFYYETLLSKLTCPVITCYFDTDSLILGLFCKDYEDQLRVIADDHLDLSSFDRDHPLYSEKNRGRLGAFKSETGSVPIEEVICLKAKMYSIKLAGGKTNCKS; this is encoded by the coding sequence atgagagacaataggtgtttcgtatgcgaacgttgcacgcgctcttttaacgaggaaaagagcatggcgaaacatcgtcgcctgtgcgcggacgtgaacgaaatcttattggaattttgcgaacctggcaaaaattttgtagaatttaataaaatacagtacaagcagcagtacaactacgtcgtcgcgttggacacggagagcgtactcgcgcccagtggtgttggcatgcagcgtcacgtcacctctagcttctgtgccgtgctcgtgcgcacccacgactcgaaggtgatgcgcgtcaggacgcaccacggtgaagattccgcgaggcagtgcgtgaaggctttgatggaaatgcgggacgagatggttgccctgaatgcctgcCCCGccacaatggtgctgaatgatgagcaacgggccgagcacagagctgccacccattgCGCGTACTGTAAACGGGAGTTCACGCGAGATCTACCCCGTATCCGtcatcacgaccattccaagcgatgTACTACCGGGGacacaaattacattgcgacgctgtgcagccccTGTaatgtggcgtgcacgacgagagaaaaattaccgatcatggtgcacaatctggcctacgatttggccggactgctgcgggaatttcaccttctcgggtggaagcgagctcccttcatcgttgccagttccatggaaaaaattcgatcgttcgaaattggcaccttcctattcagagataccatgcagtacctaaattcgtcgctgggggagctcgtggaaaccgtcaaatccatggggggcgcagaggcgttccagtgcctgaagcaggtatttggaaacgactacgaaattctgcttcgtaaaggtgtattcccatacagccacgttaattcttttgcggtgtacgacgaattggctctgccggcaaaatctgccttccgaaatgatctcactggggaggatataagcgaggaagactaccagtatgcactgcaagtatttgaacgttttggatgctcgaatctgagggattataatgcactgtacctgaaaacggatgccctcttACATGCagacgtgatgcagcacttccgacgactgtgctacgacgcgcgtggattagaattgcttcattgtgtttctctggcatcctattcgtggcaatgtgctctaaattacacgcaggcaaaattggagttaatcatcgacgaggacatgtacagaacaaTCGAGTCGGGTGTTaggggcgggctctgtcaggcgagcaggcgtcatttacgtgccaacaaccctctgtgtagtggctatgatcccgataaagaggaggtgtacatatcatacatagattgcaacaatctttatggattcagtatggtaaagcacctccccgtcggcgatttcgagtgggtcgaggattttagctccgtggattttatgcatcaccccacggattcggaggtggggtacgtgtatgtgtgcgacttggagtatccaaaatctatccacgctctaacgcggtacttccccctggctcccgagaaggctgtggtcccggaggaatggctctcgccattccagcgaggtcttctcgaagaattaatgtatcagccagctaacagcaaaaagctgttgctgacgtgcaaggacaaggtcgagtatgtcgttcattacgcactgctcgcactctactgtagattgggcatgagggtgacaaaaattcaccgaatcctaaaatttcgtcaggcaccattcctgcgtccctacattgaggacaatgttgccaggcgcgttGCCTCAGGCACGACGtttgaaaaaaatttctataaaatctcaaataatgcggttttcggaagaacgcttttaaataaatttaacatgagggatattcgagtagccttcgatgaggagacggcgagtcgcctcgggagtcggccagaatgcgtgcgaatggaaattttgtcccccgattgtgtcatgtacgaaatgcgcaaaagaaaagtgcgatgtgatttccccttgcagattggcttcacgattttagaactgagtaaattaacgatGTACGCGTTCTACTACGAAACtttgctgagcaagctcacttgtccggtgattacctgctactttgacacggattctctgatcctcggcctattct